The genomic interval CGGTCAACACACCCTCGGCTTCTTGAATTCTCCCGGTCGACATCAAGCCCAATGCCTGGGTATGGAGTAGGTCAGCCTGAGGATGAGTTTGTTCGCCGCGCGAGATGAAAAATATTACCAACACAACCGCAGCAACAAAAACCACCCCGATGAATATCGATTTTTCACGATGCCGGACAATGTATTTCATCACCTTTTCCATCGTGCTCTGGAACTCGTCTTCTTTGTAATGCCCTCTTTTAATTTGTCTCATGATAAATTCCTTTCACCTTCCGATAATTATCTTTCCCTTCCTGCCCCGCACCTATGCCCGAGAAATCCCGGGCAGGCAATTTCATCCCTCACATTTTGCTGAAACGTTAAGTTAAGTTTCCGCTATCCGCATTATTCACAAAAGCTCGCTCAACTTACCCTTATCGAAACGCCCGAAAAGGTACGGGATCCTCCCGTTTCCTTCTTACCCCGCACCTTTTGAATCCGGCGCTTTGACTTCCTAATAGGCGCGCACTATGTACGGATAGATCTCCGATATCCACCATGTCCGCGCCAGAAAAGATGCGGGATGCTGAATTCTAAAATCGCATTATCCAACAAATGCGAGTAGAATTCGCATACCCCTGACCCGATTCGAACGGGTGGCCTGCGATTTAGGAAACCGCTGCTCTATCCAGCTGAGCTACAGGGGTAATGGGACACACCCTTTGATAACAGATGATAGATAACTATATCCGGTACTGTCATCGGTTATCTCCTGTCCGTTATCAGTAGATTATAGTGATTTTGGATGGTTAGTCAATTGCATAAGGAGTTTAATGGGGACAGGCATAAACTTTTAACACTTCTGGACAAAAAGAGACGTTGGGATCGTTATTATCGCTAATTGCGCTACTAACGTTGGCTCATTGATGTCGCTGATGTAGAATTCGCGATCCGGCGTAAACTTCCGTTTTTCAGCAAGGAAGTGTATGTGTGTCCCCGCTTAATGGGTTCTTTCCACGATGTAGTCGAGCAAATCCATAAGGGACTGGCGCGGCCTACCAGCCGGGAGTTTTGCCAATACACCCTTGCATTTGCGCGTATGCGCCCTTGCTTCTTCCAGTGCATCTTGAATTGCGCCTGACTCACGCACCATTGTGAGGAAAGTACTCAATTCTCTGCGATCCATCTTTCCAGATATGATCCTGTCGATACTTTTGTCATCAGGATGCCGTTCAAGATAACAAATAGCCGGTAAGGTAATCACCCCATCAACCATATCACTGCCTGCTGGTTTGCCCAGCTGGCTCTCGGTTCCGACATAGTCCAGTACGTCATCAACGATCTGATAGGCAATACCGAACTCCCGGCCGAACATACTCAATGATGCGATATCGGTTTTTGTACTACCTGCCAGCAAACCGACCATGTGCGCGGCAGCGGAAAAGAGCGATGCGGTCTTGGCATCAATGCTGCGAAAATAAACATCCCGGGTTTTCTTGTTTTGTCTCGAGTAATGATAGGTGATTTCCGCGGCCGACATCGTGTACAATGCCTCGGCAAACACACCGAGAATATCAGGATTCTCGAGTTCTGCAATCAACGAAACCGACCGTGCGAGAAGATAATCTCCGGCCAGAACTGTGGCGCCCGGCGGCCATAACGCATTAAGCGTCTTATGTCCCCTGCGCAAAAGTGAGTTATCAACGAGGTCATCATGTATCAGAGTCGCGCTGTGTAACACTTCTACGGCTGCAGCAAGAATATGGAGTTTCCGCTTTTGGACTTTGTACAAACTACCGGTCAAAACAACCAGGGCGGATCTCAATCTCTTACCACCGCCAAGTGAATACTCCAGCATGGAACTGAGTGGCACCTGGACGCCAGAGCCGACACCATTTGTTATCGTCTCGATCTTGTTCAGATCTTTGTTTACCGGCGTGAGTATTGTATGCAACCTGTCCTCTGGCATGCTAACCTCTACCATCTTCTGCATGAACAAAACAGCACGGATCCTCAGCAAGATAATCCCCGGTCGAAGCCCATGCCCGGCCCCTGCATCCGCCGCACATTCTGCGATACTGACATTCACCACACTGTCCCTTGAGCAGCCATTCCCGACGCCGTAATTCATTCAAGATTTTTGATCCAGTCCAGATATCCATGAAAGGATTTTCGCGGACATTACCGCAACTCACTTCAATGAATGGACATGGCCAGACCGCGCCATCCGGCTTTATGTAGACAAACCCACGGCCGGCAGAGCAGCCGTGGAACACTTTTTCAGCCATGTACAAAGCCATGCCGCTAGAAATGCGCGCCCGGTTGAGCAGAAAAGGCCAGTATTGAGGACCGGCAACCGGCTCCATTATCGCATTAGTCTGCCCCTGCGCCTGCGCCATGAAATTTGCCAGCCATTCATTGGCGTCCTTTCCCAGAGCCGCTTTCTCGATGCTGCGGCCCCTACCGACCGGCACTAACTGATAGATGAGAAGAATCCCCGTGTCCAGGTCGTCAACGAGCGTCATGAGCCGGTTCAACTGATTCATGTTGTATTCCATTGCTGTAATGTTGATATGCAATAGAATCCCTGCGCCCGTCAGGGCACGCATGCCTTCCACTGCCGCGTCAAAAGAACCGGTCATGCCCCGCACCCTGTCATGTGTTTCTGCGGTGAAGCCATCAAGACTGACCGCCGCTATTACTACACCGTGGTCACGCAAGCGCCGCGCAACCTTATCGTCGATCAGTGTAGCATTGGTTGCAATTGTATTAGTAAATCCCAGTTCCCCGGAATAAGCGAGAAGTTCAAACAGGTCAGGTCGCATCAGAGGCTCGCCACCCGTGAATGCCATCATCCGGAAATTCCCCACACGTGATAGATCGTCCAACAAAAGCTTTGCCTGCTCCGTGGTCAGCTCATCAGCGCCAGGCTCGCCGCCGGCAGTATGACAGTGCACGCAATTCAAGTTACACGCAGTAGTCATCTCCCAGACCGGATGGTCTGGAAAACCAATACAACCCATGCCGCGCGAACCCCCGGCGCCGGGCAGGCACCTGATCCCGTATCTCAAGAACCAACGGGGCAGCTTGCGCCATCGCGTGAGGGTACCGACTGCAAGCGCGCTCGCTGCCTGGCGAAAGATCAAACTCGGCGGCCACCAGTATGGTTTCACCTGACGTTTCGTTCGCGATTTTCTAATGGACGAGGTCATTCCCATATCTCACGTAAATGCTACAATATAGGACGCGGTGGTGCCAAGGTTAACAAGGATATTCACGCCGCAAAGCTTTTCGAGTGTCTGCCTGTTTCCCCAGCGTCCTTGCATGACCAGTACAACGAGTGCCAATGAGACAGCCGCAACCGGTATATAAAGCCACAGTGCTTTCATGGGAACTCTCTGGTTTAACGAGAGAATGAAAGACAATATACCGCCGATGCCAGCGATGCTGTAAACATAAGCACCATGCTTCCTACCCAATCTCACGAGCATATTCGTTTTGCCGGCTGCCATGTCCGCTTCGTAATCAGGATATTCATTGAGCAGAATAACATTGAAAATCGTGAGCCCGATTGGAACCGCCATCCAGTGAACAAGAGGAAGAATACGTCCTGCCTGCAAATAAAAACTCACTGCCAGAGGAAGCCAGCCGTAGCAGAAGGCGATCAAAAACTCTCCCAGTCCGGTGCGCACCCAGCGTATCGGCCGTGCCGAATAGAAGAATCCGGCAAACATCCCTGCCACACCAAATGGTAATGTCCACGGCCCGGTTCTGTATACGAATTGCAGCACGATACCCACGACCAAAGCCAATGACAAGCTCGCAATCGAGGCAGAGAGTGCAACCCGTCTCGGCAGAATTCCTTTTTGAAGAACGCCAGAACCGCCGGCAAATTTGCTCGGTCTGTTCCTTGCCGAAAGAGTATCTTCAACATAATCCCAGTATTCTCCTCCATAATAAGTAGAAAGCATGATCAAAATAACACCGATCGTCCCGAGCATCAGCACCTGGAAATTGAACACTCCTTGAGTTTTGTTTGCGAGCACGGTCCCGAGAATGAATGGCAGAACACCTACCGTGTGAAATGGCGGCCGGGAAAGGGCGAGCCACGCCTGTATTTTAGTCATTCTTTTACACTTTGTTTGACTAATAACCCCGCTATTACGGAAAAAGACTGCCTGCGCGTCAAGCTTCTTTAATTCTCTGAAGCACGATCTTTGTTTCTATTCCGTTGATATTCAATACTTGCGAGACATCACCCTGCTGAGCAGATGCAGATACCTCAACGGCTAGTGTTTCATTCTTAAGATAATCAAGGTTGTCATTTATCGCATCCCTCAATTTGGCATTCGCTTCGTAGAAGATCTTTATCCTGTCGACAAGATCGAAATCGGCTTCCTTGCGCATGAGTTGTATCTTGTGAATGAGTTCTCTGATCAAACCTTCATTCTCCAATTCGCTGGTTATTTCTGTGCGAACAGCGACACCAAATTCATCTTCGGTTGCGACCGACCATCCGGTCTTTTCAACTTTATTTATCTCAACGTCACTGTCCGCTATCTCATATATTTCGCCATCGATCTCACGTTTCAAGAATTTGAATTTTATCAGCTTCTCGATATCCTTCTGGCTCAATGATCTTAACCACTTTGCTCCCTTGTTTATATTCTTGCCTAATTTGGGTCCCAACCGATCGAACAGCGGCGTCACGCTGTATTCGAAAATTCTATTAAGCGCACTCGGACCTGACGAACCAAATTTCTTTATGTTGAGTTCTTCAAGAATGATCGCCTTGTCGTCCTCGGTGAGATTGAGGTCGTCTTTCGGAATACTGACTACTATCTCAGACAATGGCTGCCTGATCTTCATGTTCGCCTTGCTCCGTGCCGAGCGGCCGAGCGATACAATGGTCCTCGTCA from candidate division WOR-3 bacterium carries:
- a CDS encoding radical SAM protein produces the protein MTSSIRKSRTKRQVKPYWWPPSLIFRQAASALAVGTLTRWRKLPRWFLRYGIRCLPGAGGSRGMGCIGFPDHPVWEMTTACNLNCVHCHTAGGEPGADELTTEQAKLLLDDLSRVGNFRMMAFTGGEPLMRPDLFELLAYSGELGFTNTIATNATLIDDKVARRLRDHGVVIAAVSLDGFTAETHDRVRGMTGSFDAAVEGMRALTGAGILLHINITAMEYNMNQLNRLMTLVDDLDTGILLIYQLVPVGRGRSIEKAALGKDANEWLANFMAQAQGQTNAIMEPVAGPQYWPFLLNRARISSGMALYMAEKVFHGCSAGRGFVYIKPDGAVWPCPFIEVSCGNVRENPFMDIWTGSKILNELRRREWLLKGQCGECQYRRMCGGCRGRAWASTGDYLAEDPCCFVHAEDGRG
- a CDS encoding prenyltransferase; the encoded protein is MTKIQAWLALSRPPFHTVGVLPFILGTVLANKTQGVFNFQVLMLGTIGVILIMLSTYYGGEYWDYVEDTLSARNRPSKFAGGSGVLQKGILPRRVALSASIASLSLALVVGIVLQFVYRTGPWTLPFGVAGMFAGFFYSARPIRWVRTGLGEFLIAFCYGWLPLAVSFYLQAGRILPLVHWMAVPIGLTIFNVILLNEYPDYEADMAAGKTNMLVRLGRKHGAYVYSIAGIGGILSFILSLNQRVPMKALWLYIPVAAVSLALVVLVMQGRWGNRQTLEKLCGVNILVNLGTTASYIVAFT
- a CDS encoding polyprenyl synthetase family protein — protein: MQKMVEVSMPEDRLHTILTPVNKDLNKIETITNGVGSGVQVPLSSMLEYSLGGGKRLRSALVVLTGSLYKVQKRKLHILAAAVEVLHSATLIHDDLVDNSLLRRGHKTLNALWPPGATVLAGDYLLARSVSLIAELENPDILGVFAEALYTMSAAEITYHYSRQNKKTRDVYFRSIDAKTASLFSAAAHMVGLLAGSTKTDIASLSMFGREFGIAYQIVDDVLDYVGTESQLGKPAGSDMVDGVITLPAICYLERHPDDKSIDRIISGKMDRRELSTFLTMVRESGAIQDALEEARAHTRKCKGVLAKLPAGRPRQSLMDLLDYIVERTH